In Chryseobacterium lactis, a single genomic region encodes these proteins:
- a CDS encoding NADH-quinone oxidoreductase subunit B → MSDKKPVIRTDAPAPEGYEGEGFFATKLSSVIGMARKFSLWPLPFATSCCGIEFMATLNPTYDASRFGMERNSFSPRQADMLMVCGTISKKLGPVLKEVYTQMAEPKWVVAVGACASSGGIFDTYSVLQGIDKIIPVDVYVPGCPPRPEQIIEGVMQVQALAESESIRRRDMPEYQKLLDSYNISN, encoded by the coding sequence ATGTCAGATAAAAAACCAGTAATAAGAACAGATGCACCTGCTCCCGAAGGCTATGAAGGAGAAGGGTTTTTCGCAACAAAACTGAGCAGTGTAATCGGGATGGCAAGAAAGTTTTCACTTTGGCCATTACCATTTGCTACCTCTTGTTGTGGTATCGAGTTTATGGCTACCCTGAACCCTACTTATGATGCTTCAAGATTTGGTATGGAAAGAAACTCTTTCTCCCCAAGACAAGCAGATATGCTGATGGTTTGCGGAACTATATCAAAGAAATTAGGACCAGTCCTAAAAGAAGTATACACTCAGATGGCTGAACCCAAATGGGTGGTAGCCGTTGGAGCTTGTGCTTCTAGCGGTGGTATTTTTGATACCTATTCCGTACTTCAGGGAATTGATAAAATTATTCCGGTAGACGTATACGTTCCGGGATGTCCTCCAAGACCTGAACAGATCATTGAAGGAGTAATGCAGGTACAGGCTCTTGCAGAAAGCGAAAGCATCAGAAGAAGAGATATGCCTGAATACCAGAAGTTATTAGATTCTTACAACATAAGCAACTAA
- a CDS encoding NADH-quinone oxidoreductase subunit A, which produces MNLPESYIPILIQAGVAVGFVAVSLLGAHFLGPQQKKGNSVKNQSWECGVPSEGNARTPFSIKYFLTAVLFVLFDIEIVFFYPYAVNFREFGMEGFLAVLTFVAIFFMAFFYVWKRGALDWDK; this is translated from the coding sequence ATGAATTTACCTGAAAGTTATATTCCAATCCTTATCCAGGCTGGTGTAGCAGTAGGATTTGTAGCTGTTTCTTTGCTTGGGGCACATTTCCTGGGGCCACAACAGAAAAAAGGAAACTCTGTGAAAAACCAAAGCTGGGAATGTGGAGTTCCTAGTGAAGGAAATGCAAGAACACCGTTTTCTATCAAGTACTTCCTGACTGCGGTATTGTTTGTACTATTCGATATTGAAATCGTATTTTTTTATCCCTACGCGGTAAACTTCAGAGAATTCGGCATGGAAGGATTCCTGGCAGTACTTACATTCGTGGCCATCTTCTTCATGGCGTTTTTCTATGTTTGGAAACGTGGTGCGTTAGATTGGGATAAATAA
- a CDS encoding GTP cyclohydrolase, producing the protein MSRISIIEVKTADQLKQFVRFPMDLYKNNPYYVPSFIKDEMKIWDAKENPALDYSESKQFLAIRDQKIVGRIAVIINHKEEKELDIKKVRFGWIDFIDDAEVSKALIQTAIDYAKAHNLNKIEGPMGFTNLDKAGMLTMGFDKLATMIGIYNHAYYPKHLENLGLTKEKEWVEYEMNFPKVLPEKVEKFSGLIAQKYKLKVLNFKSKDEILPYVEPMFKLLDETYKHLSTYTPISDEQIKTYKEKYFPLIDKNYVICVVDENQQLVSFAITMPSYSKALQKSKGKLFPFGWWHFLQATKKNDRANFYLIGIHPEYQRRGVTAIIFKEIFVRFTSMGINFAETNPELEENKSVQVLWQDYNPVNHKRRRTYSLEINDK; encoded by the coding sequence ATGTCTAGAATTTCAATTATTGAAGTAAAAACAGCTGACCAGCTCAAGCAATTCGTAAGATTTCCGATGGATTTATATAAAAATAATCCATACTACGTTCCATCCTTTATTAAAGATGAAATGAAAATCTGGGATGCAAAAGAAAATCCGGCCTTAGATTATTCAGAATCCAAACAGTTTCTGGCTATAAGAGACCAGAAGATAGTTGGAAGAATTGCTGTAATTATTAATCATAAAGAAGAAAAAGAATTAGACATTAAAAAAGTTCGGTTTGGCTGGATAGATTTCATTGATGACGCCGAAGTTTCCAAAGCTTTAATCCAAACAGCAATTGATTATGCCAAAGCACACAATCTTAACAAGATTGAAGGCCCAATGGGGTTCACCAATCTTGACAAGGCAGGTATGCTGACCATGGGGTTCGACAAACTGGCAACCATGATTGGAATTTATAATCATGCCTATTATCCTAAACATCTTGAAAATCTTGGATTAACCAAAGAAAAAGAATGGGTAGAATATGAAATGAATTTCCCGAAAGTACTTCCTGAAAAAGTAGAAAAATTCAGTGGATTAATTGCTCAGAAATACAAACTTAAAGTTCTTAATTTCAAATCTAAAGATGAAATACTTCCTTATGTAGAACCCATGTTTAAGTTATTGGATGAGACCTATAAACATCTTTCTACTTATACCCCGATTTCCGACGAACAGATCAAAACGTACAAAGAGAAATACTTCCCTCTTATTGATAAAAACTATGTGATATGTGTGGTAGATGAAAATCAGCAACTGGTATCTTTTGCTATTACAATGCCCTCTTATTCTAAGGCTTTACAGAAGTCGAAAGGAAAACTATTCCCCTTCGGATGGTGGCATTTCTTACAGGCTACAAAAAAGAACGACCGAGCCAATTTTTACCTGATCGGAATCCATCCTGAATACCAGAGACGTGGTGTAACGGCTATTATCTTTAAAGAAATTTTTGTCCGGTTTACAAGTATGGGAATTAATTTTGCAGAAACCAATCCTGAACTGGAAGAAAATAAAAGTGTACAGGTTCTTTGGCAGGATTACAATCCTGTAAATCATAAAAGAAGAAGAACGTACTCACTTGAGATAAATGATAAATGA
- a CDS encoding zinc metallopeptidase has product MVGYYIIIGISMLVSWWVSSRLKSKFEYYSNVHLRNGLSGKEVAEKMLRDNGINDVQVISVPGQLTDHYNPADKTVNLSEGVYMQRNAAAAAVAAHECGHAVQHAVGYAMLNLRSKLVPIVNISSNLMQFVLIAGIAIMAASRTIENPNGNTTVLAIGVAMFAMTTLFAFVTLPVEYDASNRAMKWLKDTGTVTQEEFVGVQDSLKWAARTYVVAAIGSLAQLLYWGSLLLGGRRD; this is encoded by the coding sequence ATGGTGGGTTATTATATCATTATTGGAATTTCAATGCTGGTCAGCTGGTGGGTTTCATCCAGGTTGAAATCTAAATTTGAATATTATTCCAATGTACATCTTCGAAATGGCCTTTCGGGGAAAGAAGTAGCGGAAAAGATGTTGAGAGATAACGGGATTAATGATGTTCAGGTAATATCGGTTCCTGGGCAGTTGACGGACCACTATAATCCGGCAGATAAAACAGTAAACCTTTCTGAAGGAGTCTATATGCAGAGAAATGCAGCCGCTGCAGCTGTAGCAGCACATGAGTGCGGACATGCCGTACAACATGCCGTAGGGTATGCTATGCTGAATTTACGTTCGAAACTGGTTCCTATTGTTAATATAAGTTCTAATCTGATGCAGTTTGTCCTTATCGCAGGTATTGCGATTATGGCAGCATCAAGAACAATCGAAAATCCAAATGGAAATACAACCGTTTTAGCGATTGGGGTAGCCATGTTTGCGATGACGACTCTTTTTGCATTTGTAACGTTACCGGTAGAATATGATGCGAGTAACAGAGCAATGAAATGGCTGAAAGATACTGGTACTGTAACCCAGGAAGAATTTGTCGGAGTACAGGATAGTTTAAAATGGGCTGCCAGAACTTATGTGGTCGCAGCTATCGGATCATTAGCACAGCTGTTGTATTGGGGTTCTTTACTTCTCGGAGGAAGAAGAGATTAA
- a CDS encoding IMPACT family protein: MTFEYKTIEKPIENTLIKEKGSKFIGFAFPVHHETELRAALEKIREEHPKATHHCYAFRIGLNGENYRANDDGEPSGSAGLPIYNQLLAHEITNILVIVVRYYGGTKLGVSGLVKAYKESAKVTLEEANIITKELETEVEIQFNFNQQNTIFTLLSKFDAKVLSFDANENCILTASLKLVQKENISEKLSEMQYVSFEFKD; the protein is encoded by the coding sequence ATGACGTTTGAATACAAAACCATAGAAAAACCTATAGAAAACACTTTAATAAAGGAAAAGGGAAGCAAGTTCATCGGATTTGCCTTTCCTGTACATCATGAAACTGAGTTAAGGGCTGCATTGGAAAAGATCAGAGAAGAACATCCAAAGGCCACTCACCATTGTTATGCTTTCAGAATAGGGTTAAATGGGGAGAATTATCGGGCGAATGATGACGGTGAACCTTCCGGAAGTGCAGGGTTACCGATTTACAATCAGTTACTGGCTCATGAAATTACCAATATTCTGGTTATTGTTGTTCGTTATTACGGAGGAACAAAACTCGGTGTTTCAGGTTTGGTGAAAGCTTACAAAGAATCTGCAAAGGTTACTCTGGAAGAAGCCAATATCATTACAAAAGAATTGGAAACAGAAGTTGAAATTCAATTCAATTTTAATCAACAAAATACCATTTTCACTTTACTTTCAAAATTTGATGCCAAGGTCCTAAGTTTTGATGCTAATGAAAATTGTATCCTGACAGCCTCTTTAAAACTGGTGCAAAAAGAAAACATCTCGGAAAAATTATCCGAGATGCAATATGTTTCATTTGAATTTAAAGATTAA
- a CDS encoding YCF48-related protein translates to MNKLFSVLFLSIISILQSQEWKYLTPVKGYSIIKNLEVTPNQTVYIVDKDKAASSSRDSGITWRKLFRSGCLDIQMLNDNVGFVLKDYQIFKTTDAFATSTPYPVSSDFLKNMYFVNESVGFVCGNTGVIYKTTNGGVSFTSVSLSINTTLNDVFFINPNIGFVAGENGTLYKTTNQGATWIPTPLNTTGIDKILFINDNEGYVTGNSGGIFKTTDQGNTWIALSTNTQSRLYDIKYNTGKLYAVGSDNRLLKSSDMGQTWTQQRLIDAFPYNSLYSIGFVNGNILVGGDANIYKSTNGTNWTIQVPGIYQSNLKNISFGNDDKGVIVGNQTGYSVVYYTENGGYNWTNKKATFTLDAFKGAHIRENGKGVLIGNGNHSFTSDFGKTWDNSNIINHPTFVSPYWLKSNGDVLLGTASPYVSPNNGIHLFTTSNTSYFTLTDKVETIQFYNDMIGYAGTYQKLYKTTDGGITWNNIYNVPTSITYINIININKIQIGTDNDMHYISSNAGSTWTENTDDDQYHYISDLIGYRMDSGWDIYRTADGGLTSQLVVPSTNYFNFNLVTINDIKFFKNKIIAVGTTSDIFIVEFPDQTLGTNENEKAKDSPNNQIYPNPTTASVFFKTPITLDKVQVYDVQGKIMTFIKENNGINISHLESGTYFIKFETNGKWFTQKILKK, encoded by the coding sequence ATGAACAAGCTCTTTAGTGTTCTTTTTTTGAGCATAATTTCTATTCTTCAATCGCAGGAATGGAAATATTTAACTCCTGTAAAGGGGTATTCTATAATCAAAAATTTAGAAGTTACCCCAAATCAAACTGTATACATCGTAGACAAAGACAAGGCTGCCTCTTCATCCAGAGATAGCGGAATTACGTGGCGAAAACTTTTCAGATCTGGATGCTTAGACATTCAAATGCTTAACGATAATGTAGGTTTCGTTTTAAAAGATTATCAGATTTTCAAAACTACAGATGCTTTTGCTACTTCCACACCATACCCTGTAAGTAGTGATTTCTTGAAAAACATGTATTTTGTTAATGAATCTGTTGGTTTCGTCTGTGGTAATACAGGTGTAATTTATAAAACAACCAATGGAGGAGTCAGCTTCACCTCCGTATCTCTTTCTATCAATACAACCTTAAATGATGTTTTCTTTATCAATCCGAACATAGGATTTGTAGCTGGAGAAAATGGCACATTATACAAGACGACCAACCAGGGAGCAACCTGGATCCCAACTCCTCTAAATACAACCGGAATTGACAAAATCCTTTTCATTAATGATAATGAAGGGTATGTTACAGGAAATAGCGGAGGAATTTTCAAAACAACAGACCAGGGAAACACCTGGATAGCTTTAAGCACCAATACCCAATCCCGCTTGTATGATATTAAATACAATACTGGAAAATTATATGCTGTAGGCAGCGATAACAGGTTATTAAAATCTTCAGATATGGGACAGACCTGGACACAGCAAAGACTGATTGACGCCTTCCCTTATAACAGTCTCTATTCTATAGGATTTGTAAATGGCAATATTTTGGTAGGCGGTGATGCTAATATTTATAAATCGACCAATGGTACAAACTGGACTATCCAGGTGCCGGGGATATATCAATCTAACTTGAAAAACATATCTTTCGGTAATGATGACAAAGGAGTTATCGTAGGAAATCAAACTGGCTATAGTGTAGTATATTATACTGAAAATGGAGGATACAACTGGACCAACAAAAAAGCAACCTTCACTCTGGATGCTTTCAAAGGTGCACATATAAGAGAAAACGGCAAAGGAGTCCTTATTGGTAATGGAAACCATTCTTTCACATCAGATTTTGGTAAGACGTGGGATAATTCAAACATAATCAATCATCCCACATTTGTATCTCCTTACTGGCTTAAAAGTAATGGTGATGTCTTATTAGGAACTGCATCCCCCTATGTTTCACCCAACAATGGAATACACTTATTTACAACATCTAATACCTCTTATTTTACACTAACTGATAAGGTTGAAACAATCCAATTTTATAATGATATGATTGGCTATGCCGGAACATACCAAAAGCTTTATAAAACAACAGACGGAGGAATAACATGGAATAACATTTACAATGTACCAACATCAATAACTTATATCAATATTATTAATATAAACAAGATACAGATAGGCACAGATAATGACATGCATTATATTAGTAGTAATGCCGGTTCTACCTGGACTGAAAATACAGATGATGATCAATACCATTATATTAGTGACCTTATAGGCTATCGCATGGATTCCGGTTGGGACATATACAGAACAGCAGACGGAGGCCTAACATCGCAACTTGTTGTTCCGAGTACTAACTATTTTAATTTTAATCTGGTAACAATTAATGACATAAAATTTTTTAAAAATAAAATTATTGCTGTTGGAACAACTTCAGATATTTTCATCGTGGAATTCCCTGATCAAACTCTTGGAACCAATGAAAATGAAAAAGCAAAAGATAGTCCAAATAATCAGATATATCCTAATCCTACAACAGCTTCGGTTTTCTTTAAAACACCAATCACTTTAGACAAAGTTCAGGTTTATGATGTACAGGGAAAAATAATGACATTTATAAAAGAGAACAACGGAATTAATATCTCACACTTGGAGTCTGGAACTTATTTTATCAAATTTGAAACCAATGGAAAATGGTTCACACAAAAAATCCTAAAAAAATAA
- a CDS encoding PDZ domain-containing protein — translation MKRNLFGLLLSMFTLLFSKAQIQLYVSTNGNDNSQGSITQPFRTPERAIQEIEKAAGKAVTIYFREGTYYLQKPIILDHKIVKTKSLLISSYADERAYISAGELLTTDWKPYKNGIYVTPVPQNAGFERFFVNGKLQILARYPDYDATARVFNGTSADAINPERIRRWKNPTGGYVHGLHSGEWGGLHYRIVGFDEKGELKLEGGWQNNRPSPLHKQFRFVENIFEELNAPGEWFLDKEKKLLYYYPFKDSDLLGSKIEVSRFKNSIEIKGGEGNPLSNIEIRNLSFLHNERSFMQTKEPLLRSDWTIYRGGSLFLNNTQNIRITGCQFIDVGGNAIMLSGYNKGNLIRGNYIIGAGASGISFVGETDAVRSPSFRYEDSVPYEQLDKIPGPKSDHYPQQCIAENNLIHDIGRIEKQSAGIQIDIASQIAVRYNSIYNTPRAGINIGDGAFGGHILEFNDVFNTVLETGDHGAFNSWGRDRYWSPSRKYMDSITSKHPELILLDAWQTTVIRNNRFRCDHGWDIDLDDGSSNYSIYNNVLLNGGLKLREGFKRRVENNIMVNNSFHPHVWFKNSEDSFLHNIVMTPYAPIQIDDWGNNIDYNLLPDKESLQAAQKRGTDLHSVFGSVDFINPQSGDYKVNNNSQALAIGFKNFAMDKFGVQIPELKKMATQPEFPALIENSSDDQKITTGNFLNATLKSIDGLGERSAYGLPDENGVVILKLEENSLLKKAGLLEKDVIRTMDNTPVKKLSDLMNIYQVSKWKGKLKVEVIRNQHPLEVDLLLQ, via the coding sequence ATGAAAAGAAATTTATTTGGTCTCTTACTCAGTATGTTTACGCTTCTTTTTTCAAAGGCGCAGATTCAGCTGTATGTTTCTACAAATGGTAATGACAATAGTCAAGGGAGTATCACCCAACCTTTCAGAACTCCTGAGCGGGCTATACAGGAAATTGAAAAAGCTGCTGGAAAGGCTGTGACCATCTATTTCAGAGAAGGAACTTATTATCTCCAAAAACCAATTATACTGGATCACAAGATTGTAAAAACAAAATCTCTTCTTATTAGTTCTTACGCGGATGAACGTGCTTATATAAGTGCAGGCGAACTATTAACAACAGATTGGAAACCTTATAAAAATGGAATATATGTGACACCGGTTCCTCAAAATGCTGGCTTTGAAAGATTTTTTGTAAATGGAAAGCTACAGATACTGGCTCGTTATCCTGATTATGATGCTACAGCCCGTGTTTTCAATGGAACTTCAGCAGACGCTATAAATCCTGAGCGGATCAGACGATGGAAGAATCCAACAGGTGGCTATGTTCATGGCCTGCATTCAGGAGAGTGGGGAGGTCTTCATTATAGAATTGTAGGGTTTGATGAAAAAGGAGAATTAAAATTAGAAGGTGGGTGGCAAAATAATCGTCCATCTCCATTGCATAAACAATTCCGCTTTGTTGAAAATATATTTGAAGAGTTGAATGCTCCCGGAGAATGGTTTCTGGATAAGGAAAAGAAATTGCTCTACTACTATCCGTTCAAGGATTCAGATTTATTAGGATCTAAAATAGAAGTTTCCCGTTTTAAAAATAGTATTGAAATCAAAGGCGGTGAAGGAAACCCACTATCAAACATAGAAATTAGAAATCTGAGCTTCCTGCATAATGAACGGAGCTTTATGCAAACAAAGGAACCTCTTCTCAGGAGCGATTGGACTATCTACAGAGGAGGAAGTCTTTTTCTGAATAATACTCAGAATATCCGGATAACAGGTTGTCAGTTTATAGATGTGGGAGGTAATGCCATTATGTTAAGCGGATATAATAAAGGAAATCTGATACGGGGCAATTATATCATTGGAGCAGGTGCCAGTGGGATCTCTTTTGTTGGTGAAACTGATGCCGTTCGTTCTCCTTCTTTCAGATATGAAGATAGTGTTCCCTATGAGCAATTGGATAAAATCCCCGGTCCTAAATCTGATCATTATCCCCAGCAATGTATCGCAGAAAATAATCTGATTCATGATATTGGCCGGATTGAAAAACAATCTGCAGGGATACAGATTGATATTGCCTCGCAGATTGCAGTTAGATACAATAGTATATACAATACGCCCAGAGCTGGGATTAATATTGGTGACGGCGCTTTTGGCGGACATATCTTAGAATTCAATGATGTTTTCAATACTGTTCTGGAGACCGGAGATCACGGTGCTTTCAACTCGTGGGGAAGAGATCGTTACTGGAGTCCTTCCAGAAAATATATGGATAGTATTACGAGCAAACATCCGGAATTGATTTTACTCGATGCATGGCAGACTACTGTTATCCGGAATAACAGATTTCGTTGTGATCATGGTTGGGATATCGATCTTGACGATGGTTCTTCCAATTATTCTATTTATAATAATGTACTTCTCAATGGGGGACTTAAGCTTCGTGAAGGCTTTAAACGAAGAGTAGAAAATAATATTATGGTTAATAACAGTTTTCATCCGCATGTTTGGTTTAAAAATAGTGAAGACAGCTTTCTTCATAATATTGTAATGACCCCCTATGCTCCCATTCAGATTGATGATTGGGGGAATAATATTGACTATAATCTTTTACCTGATAAAGAATCTTTACAGGCTGCACAAAAGAGAGGCACTGATTTACACAGTGTTTTTGGCAGTGTTGATTTTATTAATCCTCAGAGTGGAGATTATAAGGTGAATAATAATTCTCAGGCTTTAGCTATCGGCTTTAAAAATTTTGCAATGGATAAGTTTGGTGTTCAGATTCCTGAATTAAAAAAAATGGCTACTCAACCGGAGTTTCCTGCATTAATTGAAAATTCAAGTGATGATCAAAAAATAACAACAGGTAATTTCCTGAATGCAACATTGAAATCAATTGATGGTTTAGGAGAAAGATCTGCTTACGGTTTACCTGATGAGAATGGAGTTGTAATCCTTAAATTGGAAGAAAATAGTCTGTTAAAAAAAGCCGGATTATTGGAAAAGGATGTTATCAGAACGATGGATAATACGCCTGTCAAAAAACTTAGCGATCTTATGAATATTTACCAGGTTTCAAAGTGGAAAGGAAAATTGAAAGTAGAGGTGATTCGGAATCAGCATCCATTGGAAGTGGATCTGCTTTTACAGTAA
- the ribD gene encoding bifunctional diaminohydroxyphosphoribosylaminopyrimidine deaminase/5-amino-6-(5-phosphoribosylamino)uracil reductase RibD: MNNDELYIQRCIELAQKALGKTYPNPLVGSVIVHNGKIIGEGYHHKAGENHAEINAINSVENKELIPESTIYVSLEPCAHYGKTPPCALKIKELGFKKVVIGAMDSHDKVNGKGKKIIHDAGIEVISGILEKECIELNKRFFTYHEKKRPYIILKWAESADGFLDKDSKPTAISNTLVNQFVHQLRADEHAILVGTQTALNDNPSLTVRNTEGINPVRILIDFDLKIPETSAIYNKEAKTLIFNSIKEETRDHVQFIKIGKENFLPYLMNALYKEQIQSVIIEGGRFTLQQFIDADLWDEAIVIKNEGLELKNGTKAPEFNHTAYKTEQFRDNLVSFFKL, encoded by the coding sequence ATGAACAACGACGAACTTTATATTCAAAGATGCATTGAGCTCGCTCAGAAAGCGTTAGGAAAAACCTATCCTAACCCGCTTGTAGGCAGTGTAATTGTCCATAACGGAAAAATCATCGGAGAAGGCTATCATCATAAAGCAGGAGAAAATCACGCAGAAATTAATGCAATAAATTCTGTGGAAAACAAAGAACTGATCCCCGAATCTACTATTTATGTTTCGTTGGAACCTTGTGCTCACTATGGAAAAACACCACCTTGCGCTTTAAAAATTAAAGAGCTAGGATTCAAAAAAGTAGTGATAGGTGCCATGGACTCTCATGATAAAGTGAATGGAAAAGGCAAGAAAATCATTCACGATGCAGGAATTGAGGTTATTTCCGGGATTCTGGAAAAAGAATGTATAGAATTGAATAAGCGTTTTTTCACCTATCATGAAAAGAAAAGGCCGTATATCATTTTGAAATGGGCAGAATCCGCTGATGGATTTTTAGATAAAGACTCTAAACCTACAGCTATTTCAAACACTTTAGTGAATCAGTTTGTTCATCAGTTAAGAGCCGATGAGCATGCTATTTTAGTAGGAACTCAAACTGCGTTGAATGACAACCCAAGTTTGACCGTAAGAAATACTGAAGGGATAAATCCTGTCAGAATTTTAATTGATTTCGATCTAAAGATTCCTGAAACTTCTGCAATTTATAACAAGGAGGCAAAAACATTGATCTTTAATTCTATCAAAGAAGAAACTCGAGACCATGTTCAATTCATAAAAATCGGAAAAGAAAACTTCTTGCCTTATTTGATGAATGCTCTGTACAAAGAACAGATTCAATCTGTTATTATTGAGGGAGGTCGCTTTACGTTGCAGCAATTTATTGATGCTGATCTTTGGGATGAAGCAATTGTTATTAAAAACGAAGGATTGGAATTAAAAAATGGAACAAAAGCTCCGGAATTTAATCATACAGCTTATAAAACAGAACAATTCAGAGATAATTTGGTTTCTTTTTTTAAGCTTTAA
- a CDS encoding DUF349 domain-containing protein — protein MITENNLSENEEKNSNEVPQETSENTNSPDATHHDDDAEHLEEHDDVEISLADALKEMEKIINTPNAGENFKKFNVLKEKASHFIHDEVEDKKHEYVEAGNAPENFSYEHPSQTKFSALVNIFREKHDDFQKGQEEEQKKNLDHRQSIIERLKNLYTNSEPGVNLFRSIREIKEDWSKAGQVAKSEFKILNNNYFHHLNQFYQMLDLNKEFLEQEYSHNLEKRQHIIARAQELENEPVIQKALNELQYLHKLWKEEAEPVAEEFREKTWEEFKEISNKIHERKSELSAVIEQEQNTNLEKKNQIIAEIKKLSEPSETPNHNYWQNSIKRVEDLRSDFLKTGSVPRKLSNQNWNDFKTTLRGFNTTKNNYYKSLKGSQQANLEEKLKLIQTAQDNMNNEEWDIAVPLFKKLQEDWKKIGHVPKSMTNKIWDEFRDACNAFFNNYREKSNTSTDNWKENYKNKKALLDELKTVSNDEGSIEKIEQIKTSWNNIGKVPRDKISINTEFNKTLREKLKINKINELELKEEGLSENQLTDKARKIKNQISDLEGEIVKLENNLAFFTKPSRENPLLKDTYNTIDEKKAHLETLKQNLHNIITGD, from the coding sequence ATGATTACAGAAAACAATCTTTCTGAAAACGAAGAAAAAAATTCTAACGAAGTACCTCAAGAGACATCAGAAAATACAAATTCTCCTGATGCAACTCACCATGATGATGATGCAGAACACCTTGAAGAGCATGATGATGTTGAAATTTCTTTAGCAGATGCTTTAAAGGAAATGGAAAAAATCATTAACACTCCCAACGCCGGTGAGAATTTCAAGAAATTCAATGTGCTGAAGGAAAAAGCAAGTCATTTTATTCATGATGAAGTGGAAGACAAAAAACATGAATATGTAGAGGCAGGAAATGCTCCTGAAAATTTCAGTTATGAGCATCCGTCTCAAACTAAATTTTCTGCTTTAGTCAATATCTTCAGAGAAAAACATGATGACTTCCAGAAAGGTCAGGAAGAAGAGCAGAAGAAAAACCTTGACCACCGTCAAAGTATTATTGAAAGACTTAAAAATCTTTATACCAATTCTGAGCCGGGGGTTAATCTTTTCAGATCAATCCGTGAGATCAAAGAAGACTGGTCAAAAGCCGGACAGGTTGCCAAATCTGAATTCAAAATTCTTAATAACAACTATTTCCACCATTTGAATCAATTTTATCAAATGCTGGATCTGAACAAAGAATTTTTGGAACAGGAATACAGCCACAACTTAGAAAAAAGACAACACATTATTGCCCGTGCGCAAGAACTGGAAAATGAACCGGTAATTCAAAAGGCTTTGAATGAGTTGCAATATCTTCATAAGCTTTGGAAAGAAGAAGCTGAGCCTGTAGCAGAAGAGTTCCGTGAAAAGACATGGGAAGAGTTCAAAGAAATCTCCAACAAAATTCACGAAAGAAAATCTGAATTATCTGCAGTGATCGAACAGGAGCAAAATACCAATCTTGAGAAGAAAAATCAGATTATTGCTGAAATTAAAAAGCTTTCAGAACCTTCTGAAACTCCTAATCACAATTACTGGCAAAACTCCATCAAAAGAGTGGAAGATCTGCGTTCTGATTTCTTAAAGACAGGAAGTGTTCCAAGAAAATTATCCAACCAAAACTGGAATGATTTCAAAACAACACTTCGAGGTTTCAATACTACCAAGAATAATTATTACAAATCATTAAAAGGTTCTCAGCAGGCTAACCTGGAAGAAAAATTAAAATTGATCCAGACTGCACAGGACAATATGAACAATGAAGAATGGGATATTGCTGTTCCGTTATTCAAAAAACTTCAGGAAGACTGGAAGAAAATCGGCCACGTTCCAAAGAGCATGACTAATAAAATCTGGGATGAATTCCGTGATGCCTGTAATGCATTCTTCAACAATTACAGAGAGAAAAGCAATACTTCTACAGATAACTGGAAGGAGAATTACAAAAATAAAAAAGCGCTTCTTGATGAATTGAAAACGGTAAGTAATGACGAAGGAAGCATCGAAAAAATTGAACAGATCAAAACGTCATGGAATAACATAGGAAAAGTTCCAAGAGATAAAATTTCGATCAACACTGAATTCAACAAGACTTTAAGAGAGAAATTAAAGATCAATAAGATCAACGAACTTGAATTAAAAGAAGAAGGTTTATCTGAAAACCAGCTTACCGATAAGGCAAGAAAGATCAAAAATCAAATCTCAGATCTTGAAGGAGAAATTGTAAAGTTGGAAAACAACCTTGCCTTCTTTACCAAACCGTCAAGAGAAAATCCTTTATTAAAGGATACTTACAATACAATCGATGAGAAAAAAGCTCATCTGGAAACATTAAAACAGAATCTCCACAATATTATTACCGGAGATTAA